The genomic window CCTCGACCGGTCCGAAGATCCGGTCGCGGAAGAAGTTGACGCGGTCGTCGGGCGGAATGCCCTGGGCGATCAAGTTCGGGTCCAGCGGGTAGGTGCCGGTAACGTGCTGCCGTATCGCCAGCGGTTCGAAAGGCTTGTCGCTGTCGCAGATCTCGACGGTCGGCGCCCGCTTACCGGGGTGACCCATGCAGGGATAGTTGCGAGCACCGCGCACGCCGAGCGGGGAATCCTGCGGCAGTTTGCAGTACAACCCCTCCGGGGTGTCCACGGTGCGGGTGTCGGCCGGGGATCGCCATTGGTTGGGCGGCAGGAAGCCAACGGTGCAGCCCGGCGGATCGTCTGCGGTGGCGGCGAAGTCGCCAACGGCATAACCGGTCCGGTTGTTCTTGAACGGTGCGAACGACTGGATGGCGGCGGTGAAGGGTGGCAGCAGCACCAGCACCTGCTCGATTGACGCGTGATAAGTGACCCCGATCTGGCCGACCGTGGTGAGGTTGGCCAGCAGGACCGGCAGTGTCGGCTTGATCTGCTCCATCAACCGCGAGGCTTCGTCGAACGCCCCCGGTCCCTTGTGCAGCAGACTGCGGAACTGCGAGTCATCCTCGCGCAGTTGTCCGGTTACCCCGGCCAAGCTTCGTGCCCACAGTCTGACCGCGTCGGCGGTCCGTGCTTGCGAGTCGAGCACCGGCCCGGTGTGATCGGTCAAGGTCTGCGCGCGATCGGCGACGCCGTTGAGGTCCCCGGAAAGCTGCGAGGCCGAATCGAACAACGATTGAAAGTCGTACCCCGCTCCGTTGAACGCCTTGAAGGATTCATCGAGCAACGTGTTGAGCTTGCCGGTCGGGATACTGTTGATCAACCTGCTGGTCTGATCGAGCACCGGGCCGATGGGCTGCGGAATCACCGTGTCGCTCATGGCGATAACCGAGCCGTCACGCAAGTAGGGGGGCGCATCGGTTCGCGGCCGCAAATCCACGTACTGCTCGCCGACCGCGGAGATGCTGCGCACCTCGGCTTTCAGATCCGCCGGAATCTTCGGCGAATTGTCCAGCCGCATGGTGGCTTTCGCCCCGTTGGGCGTCAAGTCGATCCCGGTCACCTTGCCGACCTGGACGCCGCGGTAGGTCACGTTGCTGAAGCGGTACAGACCACCGGTGGCCGGCAGCTCCAGCGTGACTGTCATTTTCCCGATGCCCAGCAGAGTCGGCGCCTGCACGTAATTCAGCACCATCACGGCCATTCCGGTGAGGCCCACGATGGCGAAGATCGCCAGTTGGATACGGATGAAGCGGGTCAGCATTATTGCCCCCCATCCGAGGGCTCGGTGAGCACGGGCGTCGCACCCGGAACCGGGGAACCGGGATCGATCCCGGGCGCCACCGCGGGTTGGGGTCCCGGTGCCATGACAGGCCCCGGCGCGGGGGCGGGCCCCGGCGCGTAGGCCGGCGGGGGTCCCGGCAACGGACGTCCCCCGTTGGGTACCGGTGCCAGTGGTTCACCCACCGGCGGCGGCACCCCGGGTCCCCCTTCGGGGTACTGATATTGCAACCACTGCGGATCGCCCGGCGCGGGCACCAGATCTGCCCCCAACCGTCCCCAATGGGTGCCCAGCAACAGACCTTTGCGCAATCGGGCGTTGGTCAGGTCGATCTTGAAGAAGCCGTTGAAAAAGTCGCCGCGGACCGCCCGGTCGATGACGTTCTGGGTGAATGGGAACGTCGGCGCGTAGGCCAGCACCGTATCGAGATCCGGACCGACGTCGGCAAGCGCCTTGATGGTGGGCTCGAGGTTCTTCAGGTTCCGCACCAGGTCGTCGCCGGCGTCATTGACCAGCCTGGTTGCGGTATCGCTGAAGGTGCCGAGCTTGTCCAGCGCAGTGATGATGCGGGGACGCTCCGTGATCAGCACTTCCAACGCCGGCGGAATCTTGTTGAGCGCCTGGGAAATCACGTCGCGCTGGCCCGCGAGTGTTCCGGCGAACCTGTTCAGCGCCTGGATCGAGGCGACCAGGTTGTCGCGCTGGCGATCGAAGGTGCCCACGAAGCTGTCCAGCCGCTCCAGCAGCTGCCGGACGTCGCCGGCGCGACCGGACAGGGTGGCGTTGAAATTGTGGATCACGTCGCCGATTTGGGTGAATCCACCCGAATTGACGATGACCGACAGCGACGAGAGGGTCTGCTCGGTGGACGGATACGTCGATGACCTCTTCAGCGGGATGGTGGCACCCGGTGAGAGCCGCCCGCCGGCTTGCTGGCCGGGTGGCACGTTGAGCTCCAGGTGCATGGAACCCAACAAACTGGTCTGGCCCACGCTGGCAACGACGTTCGCCGGTACCACGACACCAGGGTTCACCGAGAAATCCACCAACGCGTGCCAGTCGCGCACCGTCATCTTGCTGATGCTGCCGACGACGACGTCGTCGATCAGCACCGGCGCATTCGATTCCAGCGTCCCGACATTGGCGATCTCGGCGTGATAGATACGCGCGTCGGGCCCGCGGCCCACCGCACCCGGCAGAGGCAGCGAGTTCAATCCGTTGAACGCGCAACCGCTGACGCCCAACATGACGGCCACACATAACGCGGACACCCGCCGCGTCAGACGCAACGCGGTCACGGTTGCCCCCCTTCTGCCGGGAGCAGACCCGGAATGGGTGCCGGCGCGGGCGCCGGTGATTCTCCCGGCCGCGTGGGCGCCGGCGGCTGAGGCATCGCCGCACCCGGGATCCGCGCCGGCGGGGGCGGGGGTGGCGGTGCCGGCGGCACGTCGCCGGGCAGGCCGGTATAAGCCGACACCGCTGGGGGCATCTCCGGCGGCCCGGGCTTGGGGCCCTCCCCGCCGGGCGCCAGACGCGGCTCGCTGTAGACGATGTTCTGCGGGTCGGCCGACGGCGCGAGCAGGGGGTTCAGCGGGATGGGCAGATAGTTGAAGTTGAACAGCAGCAGCGGGTTGAACACGCGCAGTGCGGGACCGGCATACAAGGCGCAGAGCTTGCCCGTCTCAACCGCGGTGACGTTTTCGACGGCCCCCATTTGTGCGCAGTACAAGTTGACCGAGTTGGCCGTGTTGGACACCGAGAATCCGCCGCGGATGACGCCCATGTCGGGTTCGTAGTCGTTATAGCCGTTCGCGAGCGCGTTCGGGGTGACGTGCAGGATGTTCTGCAGCGACATCTTGTTGTCGACCAAGATCTGAGTGAGGTCGGCCAGCCGAGTGATCTGTTCCGATGTTTGGTCACGGGTTCCTTCGATGAACCGCTGCACTTCACCGACCGCCTGCGACAGATTCGTCAGTGCCGCATCCAGATCCGACCTGTTCTCGTCGAGCACGCTGGTGAGGGTGGCGAGCCGGTCGTTGAACACCACCAGCTGCTCGCTGCTGTTGCGCAACACCGAC from Mycobacterium kubicae includes these protein-coding regions:
- a CDS encoding MCE family protein, with translation MTPLQNVPRTKLRRLLAFLLAGVLIVGAITAIRNTFFGPKTITAYFTTATAIYPGDDVRVAGIKVGTISAIRPEGTQTKVVMHIDHGVPISANAKAVLVAQNLVAARYVQLAPAYRTSGPTMADGAVIPLSRTAVPMEWDEVKNQLMRLATDLGPKPGAPATEVSTSVGRFIDSAANALGEGNGEKLRQTLAQLSGLARTLASGSGNIVEVIKNLQTFVSVLRNSSEQLVVFNDRLATLTSVLDENRSDLDAALTNLSQAVGEVQRFIEGTRDQTSEQITRLADLTQILVDNKMSLQNILHVTPNALANGYNDYEPDMGVIRGGFSVSNTANSVNLYCAQMGAVENVTAVETGKLCALYAGPALRVFNPLLLFNFNYLPIPLNPLLAPSADPQNIVYSEPRLAPGGEGPKPGPPEMPPAVSAYTGLPGDVPPAPPPPPPPARIPGAAMPQPPAPTRPGESPAPAPAPIPGLLPAEGGQP
- a CDS encoding MCE family protein, translating into MLTRFIRIQLAIFAIVGLTGMAVMVLNYVQAPTLLGIGKMTVTLELPATGGLYRFSNVTYRGVQVGKVTGIDLTPNGAKATMRLDNSPKIPADLKAEVRSISAVGEQYVDLRPRTDAPPYLRDGSVIAMSDTVIPQPIGPVLDQTSRLINSIPTGKLNTLLDESFKAFNGAGYDFQSLFDSASQLSGDLNGVADRAQTLTDHTGPVLDSQARTADAVRLWARSLAGVTGQLREDDSQFRSLLHKGPGAFDEASRLMEQIKPTLPVLLANLTTVGQIGVTYHASIEQVLVLLPPFTAAIQSFAPFKNNRTGYAVGDFAATADDPPGCTVGFLPPNQWRSPADTRTVDTPEGLYCKLPQDSPLGVRGARNYPCMGHPGKRAPTVEICDSDKPFEPLAIRQHVTGTYPLDPNLIAQGIPPDDRVNFFRDRIFGPVEGTPMPPPAGGQAPPPQLSNLNVMEPTPPGVEPIAPLDVPSGEPVPSGPGPRAAPSGFGGNVSGGAAAGPSVAIAHYDPSTGRYLAPDGQTYRQSDLVKPPKTWQDMLRA
- a CDS encoding MCE family protein, with amino-acid sequence MLGVSGCAFNGLNSLPLPGAVGRGPDARIYHAEIANVGTLESNAPVLIDDVVVGSISKMTVRDWHALVDFSVNPGVVVPANVVASVGQTSLLGSMHLELNVPPGQQAGGRLSPGATIPLKRSSTYPSTEQTLSSLSVIVNSGGFTQIGDVIHNFNATLSGRAGDVRQLLERLDSFVGTFDRQRDNLVASIQALNRFAGTLAGQRDVISQALNKIPPALEVLITERPRIITALDKLGTFSDTATRLVNDAGDDLVRNLKNLEPTIKALADVGPDLDTVLAYAPTFPFTQNVIDRAVRGDFFNGFFKIDLTNARLRKGLLLGTHWGRLGADLVPAPGDPQWLQYQYPEGGPGVPPPVGEPLAPVPNGGRPLPGPPPAYAPGPAPAPGPVMAPGPQPAVAPGIDPGSPVPGATPVLTEPSDGGQ